The following DNA comes from Rhipicephalus microplus isolate Deutch F79 chromosome 6, USDA_Rmic, whole genome shotgun sequence.
CGCCTTTCCCCCAAGGCGCCAAGTTCGCGACGTCCGCGTTCCTGcagtagaaaaagaaaaacaaaaggcaaGCACGCAATCGCAGGCTGAGTGACTGGTTACTTGGGGCCATCCAGTCTTGTTACCCACGGCAGCAGCGACAGTCCGCGAGCGTGCAATTATTCGTCAAGCGACGAGGTAGAGCCAAACGGTGACTCGTTACGAAATCGCGCCGACGAAAACAGAAAAGACGCATCGTTGCGCTGTATTCAGTGTCGGCTGTACTTGACGAACAATACTGCAAGTCCTTCCAAAAAACGGCAAGACAGCTTTGGTTTTGGATCAAGGCATTGCAACCGCGCAAAAACTACGCAGTCGCGAAAGCAATCGACGCGCCGAAAAACGCCAACCGAAAACGCCGATCGGGTCGGCGCAGCACACGCAACTCACCTTGTAGACATCTCCGTACGTTCCGCTGCCGACCCGCTGCACCAGTTCGTACTCATCCTGAGGGTTTCGCCGCGATATATCCGTAGGCGACAGGGATGCCATCATAGGAGGCCAGTCAGCTCAGGCATGGTGCGCTCTCACGAATCCATTGTAATTCCTCCGAGAATATTTGCCGAGCGCGCTCTTCTTGGGAAGCAGTCGCGCAATAACGCACGATCACTGAGCGGGTCAGCACAGAAAATAGAAGCACGGTGTGGTGGTTCACTCAAAGGCCACTCATCGCACTGCCCGTTGGAATTTCTTTCACCGAGCACACACAAACGCACTCCGATAACCTCCGTCGTCGCTCGGGCACCTCCTGATGCTGGATTGACTGACTAAACGGATTGCCTCGTTTCGGGCTTGTCTCTGAGCTTGGCTGGGCTTCCGGTCCTACGGTAGCCGACCACTGTGCAAGCAGCGGCCGGCACTACGATCGGCGCTGTGGAATGAAAATTGTTCCCCTTTCCGTGGCTGGATAGGAATTTCCTTTCGATGTCCCGGTGAGACCAGATCCTGCTCTCCACGGCGCACGTTGCAGGAGCTAGCCACCAGCCGAACGTGCTCTGCTGGGTCTCGTTTTTCTGGGTAGCAGCCGCCTCCCATtccgaaacaaaaacaaaactgccAATTTGTGGCTTAGTTGCGACTGTGTCGCCCTCTAGTTTCTCACAACAAAAGGTGTCTATCTTTTCGTGTTACGTCTGTCTCCACACacttaataatgaaaaaaaacaagaaatatttaTTAGCTAgcagtttgttttatttttcacttATTAAGGTTTGCAGTTTGCGACATTGTTTTGGCCACCCAATTAGCTGCGTTCTAGCGGCGGCTTTGCTGTAAGGAGGTCACATGACACTAGTTTATCGTCTGCAGCAGTAGCACAAAAGCGCAGGTGAAAGTACTCAACAAGCTTCAGTCACTTCAGTTCTCGAGTGCTCAACGGTACGCAACACAAAACTCCACACGCAGCATGGCGCCCACTATCAAAAAAGTTGCCATATTTGGATCGACCGGTTACACTGGACAAGCGGTGCTTGATTATGCCATAAAGAAAGGTAACGTGGGACGTTTTTCTGATCACTGAGACAACATAGTTTCCATATAAGTCCAGTCATTGCTCGAAGAGTTCGCTTGTTTTAAATGCAGAAATACTTGTAAACGTTACTTTTGCCTTGTTAGTGATCGCTGGGGCAGGCTTTATTAACTAATCTGAGGAAAATGTGTTCTTGCGATTTTGTTCAATGCGCGTCGTCCCGATTAGCGTTTATTTTCGCTTGTTTAATCACTTAATTGACCTGTTACTTCCAAAAAGCATACTGCGCAAATTTGTTCACAAACTGCGTTACGTTTTCAATCGCTACATGACCTCGACCGGCGCACTTATGTCACTTATTCAGGACGTACTATGCATGCGCCTGCCTGTGGCTGCTTGGATGCCTGCGTAGAAAATGAATCGGGGTAAATAAAGCGTTGTTGCGGCTCAATCTAACTCTTGGCTCGCATGCACCATTTTCGAACGGATTAATAGCCTAATAGTAAAAATTTGATATGCCGTGACGTACAGTAGTGACGCCCACTTGCTTATCATCGCACCTCGAGGGTTGGCGCTGCTCTTTGTCCAGACTTGTTGTCGTGTAAAGGAGGGACAAACTTTTCGGTGGAGCAATCTTATACTTTAGTCGTGCTACTGTCGCATAATCGGACCGTATGCGTATCTTGATAGAGCCTCGATCTCCATTTCATCGTTTCCATTCGCAAGCGTTGTCCATTAGGGAGGCGTGGCCTTGTTTACAGCGCACAGAAATATTGTCGGTTTCGAGATTGCGCAGATCCAAATCTTGGAGGCAATGTCAGTGGGGTACCGGTTACGAGGAAATTTCTTTCGCTCCGTCGCGGCGGTGGTGGCGTTGTCGTCGCCTCTTCTTGAAGCGTGCGGCCGGTGTGGCGTGGTTTGTGAGATAAACCGCTTTCGTGTCGGCAGGTATTCGATTGTATTGTATTGATTGCACCGTAAGGAGAGTTAAACGGCGGACTCCGTGCAGATAGTACAGAGAGAAAAGTCTTTCGCTTCCCAACCACAATGGTGGCAAATCTGCTCGTCCGCGCGCTGCAGCGACCAGCCGCCCGCGTTGGCAGCTGCTACCGTAGCGGCGGCGCGTGCCGGTACCTCTCCTCACAAACTTCTTCCGCCACGTTCCCGACCACGTCGGACGAGATAGTGGTCGAAAAGCTCACCGGTGAGCGTTCAGGCATCGCCGTCATCGGCTTCAACCGACCGCGGGCCAAGAACGCAATCGGCAAGGTCTTCCTCAAGCAGCTCGAGTCGACCTTGGACTGCCTCAAGTACGACGACTCCCTCCGAGTCCTCATCGTGCGAAGTCTCGTGCAGGGCGTCTTCTGCGCCGGCGCCGACCTGAAGGAGCGCGCCGCCATGCCCGTCCAAGAGGTCGGCCCCTTCGTGGCTCGACTCCGCGGCACTACGGTCGCCCTAGAAGAGATGCCCGTGCCGACCATAGCGGCCATGGATGGTGCCGCCCTGGGAGGAGGACTGGAGTTTGCCCTGTCCTGCGACCTGAGGGTGGCCTCTAACTCGGCCAAGATGGGGCTCGTGGAGACCACCCTGGCCATCATTCCCGGTGCCGGCGGGACCCAGCGGTTACCGCGGGTCGTAGGCAGAGCCAAAGCCAAGGAACTCATATTCACCGGTAGAGTCCTGGACGGCGAGCAGGCGGAGGGCATCGGACTAGTAAACTACGTAGTGGAACAGAACAAGGAAGGCGACGCCGCCTTTCAAAGGGCTCTCCAATTGGCCGAGGAAATCAGGCCGCAGGGACCGATCGCCCTGCGGATGGCCAAGCTGGCCATCAACAAGGGCATGGACGTTTCTATCAGCAACGGGCTGGACTACGAGAGGGCCTACTACGTGCAGGTGACGCAGTCAAAGGACAGGGTAGAGGGACTCGCCGCCTTCAAGGAGAAGAGGAAACCCAACTATGTGGGGGAGTGATGCGCTACCCAGGTGTTGACGTGAATAAAAGAACCGGTATTCTTGTTTCTGTTAGGCGTGTGCTATGTGCATTCCTTTGTTTGTACACAACAGTGTGCATATCCAAGATGGTGCAACCATTATAAACTCTCCGCGACTAAAGCCCAAGATGAACGATAGCGTTATCGGCAGTATACTACAGTGTGATTGAAAGGCCAATGTTGTGTGGTCATAATATACTGCAACATGTGACTGCATAGTAATCCGGTGCAAACTCTAATCTACTGCAGATGTTCTGTCATAGTTTGCTAATCTGCATGTTGAGAATACATGCAATTCCATAATTGGAAAGTTTTGACATGTCCTGCGTTCCATTAGGTACATTGGCTTTACAGTACCCCAGGCATCGGTTGACATTTTGTTAACCACTCTTTGAGATATGTTTCTCCACATGTCTTCACGTCCCAAAAGCATCAGAAAGGCAACTTGTTCATTGTTGTGAATAATTTAAGGTGGAAATGAAATAAATGCTCTCAGTTTCAAATTTTGTATGCCATCACGGTTGCTCACATATATAGCTACTGTAAGTGAGTGCGTAAACAGTAATAAATTTGCAGGCAGACTGAACCTGTATTGACTCCTCACTTTGCCTCACGCATTCAGCGTTACCTACCCACAGGAGCATTTGCAAAGTACTTTGGTTTTGTTATAAAGGCAGGCCCCATAACTCAGAGTTGTCAAAAAGAAGAAAGCCAATATGTAGGGCTGCATCTGCTTACGATGTATTGAAAAAAGAATGAACTGGCATTATGGCAAACTGCTGAGATGTTGTGACtcttgcgattttttttcttaagttaATTTGTACCTTCACACAGTGTGAACTAAAATTGGTTAGGCCAGCTTTCATGCCATAGTTTTTTCTTCTAGACATGCTTCAAATACAAATATAAACTAGCTGATGCTACTTGTGATCAATTTTTATACTAATTGTAGGTTCAAGATAAGATTAATGAAATTTATGCAGGAATGGGAGAAGGGCAGAGTTGTGAAAGGTGTGTGTTATCCCTCATCTAGGATGTTTTGGGCTGTATCTTAGAGCATGGCTCATCGCCACTTCATGTCGCTAGTCATCAGGTGCCAAGTTTGccaaaaagaatagaaaaaaaaagaggagcacTAGTGTCTTCGACTGTCAGCATCACAGTTTGATGTTGAAAGACATTTAATCCTCAGCGGAGCATCCTGAAGACTGCGAGTGGTGAATCAAGAATCAATGAGAGGAGCACGCTTGATTTACATAGAGAGGATGGTGGTCGCATTGACCTCTCCCAGCTAGGAATGCTCATCTCATCTACTCGAGTATAGTTATTGAAACTTGGGTTTTGCTAAAACAAACCCGTGAGCCACCCTTCCTGTACCTCTGTTCAGAAGACTCTACTgctaaacccctttataagagatgCACACCTGTGTGCAGTTCTTGCCCGAAATAATAGGTGTTTCTTATAAACAGGGTACCCTGTTGCGATTTTCTGATCAATGCCTATTTCAATGTTGGGCGCAGTGGTGTCTGTTATTGAACAGTTGTCTTTTTGATCAGCGTCTTCTATAAAGGTGTTCAACTGTATTAAGTTCTCTAAATTATAGCTCGGACATTTCTTATTGCTTGTGGGGGCACCTTTCGATGTACAGTGACACTTTCACAATCTCCAAGAATTTTTAGCTGAGGTGCACCAAAGATGCGGGTTAGGAGAGGGGACAAGATAGTGCATACATTTTGACTGCTGGGCTCTTCCATCtcgattcattgattgatatgtggggtttaacctcccaaaaccatcatatgattatgagagacgccgtagtcgagggctttggaaatttcgaccacctggggttttttaacgtgcacccaaatctgagcacatgggcttacaacatttccgcctccatcggaaatgcagccgccacagccgggattcgaacccgcgacctgcgggtcagcagccgagtagggCACTTGCATCTCCAAATTAAGGCTTGGCAATGAGcattaaccaactagcccaactctgCGTCTTTTCACGCGACCAACATTTTCCTctctgtcttatttttgttctctTTCCCACACTCAAATACGAGTGCCACACGGTCACTCTTCATGACAGTTAGGGGGAATTTGGACAGCATTTCTTGATTGTGATCAATAATAACCACTGCTGCATGGTCAAATTTAATGTTGATGTTTAATGTTAATGTGCAGACATCACTCAAAACACAATATGGCTGTGCAGCGTGAGATTATCTTCATCGTGATCGGGGGTTGATTGCATAGCCATCTAAATGCTTTCCTGGTTcgtgttctttctttttcatctaCTTTCTTTATTGCAGGGTACGAGGTGACCGTGCTCGTAAGGGATGCCTCTCGGCTGCCCAAGGAGATCACGCCTCACCACGTGGTTGTGGGTGATGTGCTGAAGAAAGAGGACGTCGACAGGGCTGTCAAGGATCAGGACGGTGTCATCGTAGTCCTCGGCACAAGGAACGACACGAGTGGGTAGCCTTTAttcttgtttctgtggcagcatGTTGCCACAGTGGTGTTGATTGTGAGATTGGCTCTTCATGAAAGCGAAGGCATTATGGCTGCCAGCTTTATAAAGGTGTTAGATTTCATATCAAACTTGAAAATTGACAGTCAGCATTGGCAGTGCCAAATGGCACAAAACATTGCCAAAGGACGATCATGAATTCCCCAACTTTGTAACGCCATAGTGAAAATTGCGTTAAATAATGTCTTTGCATGACATCATTACTTGGTAAAAGGTGAGCCAATTaaggaggcagtgcaaaactaaGTGCAGAAATATCTTGAAGGGAGGCGGGAGAGGACATTCGTTTGTTTTATGCCATGGTCCATGAAGACTTGAGTGATGTATTTTCGTCACGGACATGATGAGAAAATACGCACGATCAGGAAGGAAAGGAATAAGTTTCGTCATTGGAAGTTGAACCCACAATTTTCGGGTTTGTGACAACAGAGGCCGAGCATGCTACCCACTGCACCATAGCTACATGCACTTGAAGCTTTACAAATGCGCCTTCTATATCTAGCGTTGTCCTTTCACAGTGCTCTAGGTAATTTGAAGTAATGCATCAACCGTGAGATCTGATTAGTTTTTCAGCTTGTCATTTCTGTGCGTCCCTCCCATTCGTCGCGTTTCCAATAGAAGTGTAATTTTGTCAATGCATTAAAACAACCCCAGAGTTTGGCGTCCATTTGGTGACTGCTCTCCTGGCTGTCCCACAACTTCCTCCGATTCTGCTCTCACCAataactactacagctaccacaagtGTCTATGACCTCAAGGGTTTGATTAATCATTCATCATGGACGTTAGTCATTGGAATGAAGATGTATCTCTAAGGATAAACGTAGGTTGTTATTGTTGACACGTTTTTATTCACGTTTATGCCCTTGTAATGCTTTGGTAAATGTAAGGAGAGAGACGGATTAAGTAAAAGAACacatgaaagaaagaagtgtgctCACATTGAGCAGTGCTATAGCTTTCAAACATCAAGACATTGTGCAagctctcttatatcagtgtACAGTAAACATTCAACTACTTATGTTAGAATTTTAACTTTTGTGTTTTAAAGGTTCCTATGACAGAAGAACCAACCATGTTTTCTATTTATTATTTCAAAAGTTCACCTAACAGCATGTGCAATCAAATATATAAATGGAAGCTTGTCTCCACGATATATATTAACATCACTCTAAGATTTGGCTCATAGGGCCATTAATGATAGTCTAGTGGTCTTGTAATATGAAGGCCCATCATTTCACGGTGGCACCATCGTATCTGGTGCAAGCTAGGGGTTTCCATAATAAGTGCTTTACGGGAGCCGCAGGTGCCTCAGCTGTACATTATGGGCTAGGGTACATCAACTGAAAGGAAAAAGATGGCTTTTGCCTTCAAGTCATCTTAGGTGAAAGCACGAAGGAGGACAAGTATTTGGTTCCTTAGCTAGTGTCACAGTAACACGGGCACCAAAAGATTACAAAAATAGCAGAGTGTGGCAGAGGGCTGGAGGGAGCAGTCAGATGAAGATTTTCACTAGCGTAAAATGTAATCGAATCGCGCAAGTGGTGTTAAACTGGTGATGATGCGAACTGCGATGGACCCATAGTGATGACTGAACAGTGAGCTTTTAACTTTTGTCAATCTTGAATCGTAATCTTGAACTTTTTGACAGTTGTACATTTGCCTCTTTTCTGCTGATTTTCAAATGAAAATGAAGTGTTGTGAACATTCATAGCGTGAACAAGGTTGCCTTAACTAGGTGACCATATTTCAACTCGGGCATGAAGACTGTTTGCTTTTAGCTACATTCCTTTAGACTTCTCCAATCCCTGCTGTGTGCCTCAAAAAGCTTGACACACTATGAATGCATGAGCACGCTGGAAGGCATAAATTAATGTTGATGTTTATAGGTACAAATATAAGTACAAATGCAGCAACTGTAAGCAGTGCTTGTTGTTTACTTTCCCTGGGCATGTGCAGGAGCATAATTCTATAGAAGTTAGAAGCAGGTGAATACTGAGACAGGACATCTACTTTCCATTTCGATGAGGGAGTGTCTTTGCCCCATTCATTCAATGCAATTCAATTTTATTCAACATGCGAGACATGTTTGGTGCATGGACAAAAAGTGTCAAAAGGCTTGACAATATCCGTGCACCAGACTATGGCATAAAGTGGTGTGAATTAGAACAGCGATAAAGGTAGAAAGCAacacataaagaaaaaaacataaatacaCCTCAGAACTATGAGAACCTTTCTAGGTTGCAATATTTAGTAATAATTGACATATTTAATTTGTACATATTGAAACTACTGGAAATTTGCCAAATTTCAAATCAAAGTAACAAACATGAGTAGTACATTGAACACAAAGAACAATCACTGTTGCACATAAATATTCCATAACTGATTTAGAGTTATCGAAGCTATACCGTAACATCTCTGGCAAGTTCATATAGTAGTGTAGGTAATGTGTACCTGAGCATTTGCTTTCCACAAGTTGTGCAGCATTTTTGAACTTTGCATTTCTCGGGATGCTGTGTGTGGCATGCAGGGTCATTTTTTGTCAATTTCGCCAATGTCTTTAGAAAGGAAATATACTTTTTTGTTTGCAACTTGTTTTGCCAAAGCAACATGAGATTGTAAATGTTTTGTATGCTTACAATTTTGAGCTAAAACGTTCCCTGTCTGTGACTGAAGTGAGGAGTGTTAAAACTATGCGTATTGCTCGTTTTCGGAGTAAGAGAAGTGTTTAAATATTTTCTCGAGTTGTCATCCCCAGACGAGTGCACCATAGAGCAGAGTAATATTGTTACTTGAAAGAGGGGAAGGGGGTAAACCAATGTCGACGCATGAGGCCAGTTACCTTTGACAGTTTTTCCAGCAATTAATTGATGTGATTATCCCAAAACAAGTTACTGGGGAAAAATGTGTCTAGCGTTTTGAAAGTATTTACAACTTCTGTTCCAGAACTACTGAGTAATCATCGGGTGACTGCACAGCATTCGTTTCGCGAGTAAAACAGAACAGCCTTAGCTTAACTGATATTTAGCTTTAGATCATTATCAGTAGCCCTCGAGTGAATCTGATGAATTCCTTCGTTCACCCAATTCGAGAGACATGCAACATTGAAGCCAGCGAAACAGGGGCTAGTATCATCAGCGTATAGTACATGATTTGCTATATGATCGATGTTAATGTCGTTAATATAAAGAACGAAGAGAAAAGGACCGAGAATGCTCCCTGTGGTGGACCTACATTGGCTGGTTTAATTGAATAAGAATGACCATTCAACATAACAAATTGTGAACTATTTTTCAGATGGGATGAAATAAGCGACAAAGCTGTTCCTCGAATACCATAGCGCTCCAGTTTTTTTAATTAGTATAGTATGATTCATAAAACCAAATGCTTTTCTGAAATACAGAAAGATACCAAAGACCAAGTTGAAACATTTCAACAATTATTTCTTTTTGAAGTGTCAGCTCAGTAGACCTATCCGTTTTGAAAACCGTGCTGCAAATTTGTTGAAATGATGCATCGGATAGTGAATGAAACTAATTGGGCCAAAGTCAAAACCATTTGAATACAGCGGCAGAATGGAGATTGGATGGTAGTTTCCCGAAATCATTTTTATCACCTTTTTCGTAGATAGCTGTCTCCTAAGCACATTGCATCTTACTTGGAAATACTGCACATGAAATACAACTTTTAGTTATATATGTTAAGCATGGTGCAATTAAGTAGATAACAAATTTTACCAGCTCAATTTGAAGCTCCGCATTATCTGCAGCTGTACTTTTTTTTAAGGCTAAAGTAGTTTGCAATAATTTCTAATTCAGATGTAGCCCACAGAAACATTGTGCTCGCATCGTGGCTGCATGTAGAGGAAGCTGTCATTTCTGGTTGATAATGGATTGTCGCAAAGAAAGGAATCGTTAAATGCATCTGCTTATTTttcactggaaatttctagatttTCTTTTACTATCCTAGTAATATGATCAGTTCCTCTGCCTATTATCATAGTTTGTTTCTGCCACATGTCCCCAGAGCTTTGGCTCGAAGTAATGAGCTGTTGATAATACCTGTTTTTAGCAGCATGTAGTTTTTTAGTGATATAATTCCTATGTTTTTCAAAGTGACTAAGCACATCAAGGCATCTAGTTTGAATAAATTTTCTATATAGCTGGTCTCGTTTTCATATGAGAAGTGAATGTTTGCTCATTATCCATGGCTTACGAGCTGGTTGGTTAAATTTTTTTAGGAAAGCATGCATCGTAGATAGGCGTAAATCATCCTGAAAATGTATCATAGGCTATTTCTCGATCGTCGTCGCTAAAAATATCAACCGAAGTTTAATGCGAAATGTACTCACGAAAAGTGGTTAGATTTTTAAAAATCTATATGATGGTTACTTTAGTAAAATATGAAAATGCTTGATGCTCAAAGACAATTTATCCGCCCAGTTATCATTCTTGAAATGTACAGTGATTATTGTATGGGCAATGTGTTTAATAATGAATAAGAAAATATACAAGAGACTTAAATGATGCATTAAACTCCAGAAGTCGTTTGGAATATTTTGCTATCTGCTCCGAAAGCACCAATAGCTGCTCCaggctggcattttttttttt
Coding sequences within:
- the LOC119167601 gene encoding methylglutaconyl-CoA hydratase, mitochondrial; this translates as MVANLLVRALQRPAARVGSCYRSGGACRYLSSQTSSATFPTTSDEIVVEKLTGERSGIAVIGFNRPRAKNAIGKVFLKQLESTLDCLKYDDSLRVLIVRSLVQGVFCAGADLKERAAMPVQEVGPFVARLRGTTVALEEMPVPTIAAMDGAALGGGLEFALSCDLRVASNSAKMGLVETTLAIIPGAGGTQRLPRVVGRAKAKELIFTGRVLDGEQAEGIGLVNYVVEQNKEGDAAFQRALQLAEEIRPQGPIALRMAKLAINKGMDVSISNGLDYERAYYVQVTQSKDRVEGLAAFKEKRKPNYVGE